The DNA window GTCGCTGGATGCCGGGAAGATCCATGGCAGTGAGTTCCGCAATGAGTACCTCGATGACTCCGCCTGGTGGGGCATTGCCTGGCTGAAGTTTCACGAGCGCACCACGGACCCGCGCTACCTGCGGACCGCGGTGGCCATCCACAAGCACCTGGCGAACAACTGGCGCAAGGAGGGTGGCGTCTCGTGGGCGGAGGAGGCGGACAAGCGAGACCCGAACGCGATCACCAACAGCTTGTTCGTGGTTCTTTCCGCCCGGCTCCATCGGGTGACGAAGCAGCAGGACTTCCTCGGCTGGGCGGAGAAGACGATTGCGTGGGAGAAGGAAGCGAAGCTCTACAACGGGACCGGAATTGTTGATCGACCCGGTCACAAGGGCGACTACTGGACTTATAACCAAGGGGCGTATCTCGGCGGGCTGGAGGCGCTGCATGCGGTCACGGGGAAGCAGGCGTGGCTTGATGAAGCCGCGGCGGTCGCCACTACGATCATGGAGAAGTCGGGCGTGGTCCTCGGGGATGGTGTTTTGTACGAGAAGCTTAGTACCGAGGGCTGGGACGTGGGGATGTTCAAGGGCATTTGTGCGCGCTACTTCGGGATCCTGTCGCGTTCGTTGAAGCGGCAGCGGATTCATCCGGAGGTCTCCGGCAAGCTCGACCGGGTTCTGGCCGCCAGTGCCGGGGCTATTCTCAAGTTGCCTCAGGAAGGCGGGCTTTATCCCCTGGAGTGGCAGCCGCCGCCGCGGGCGAAGGTCGTCAATTACAACACCCAGCTCTCCGCTCTGATCGCCATTGCGGCGGCGCTTTGAAGGGGGTGGTGCGAAGGTGATGGGCTGTTGAAAAACCCGGCTCCCGGCCCCGCGATCCCGGAGGAATCCCAGCGAGTAGGCGGTGGTCGCAGCCGCGCCGCGGCGAACACCACCGGACTCAAGGAAGGCGAAAGGAATCCCGGAGTGGATTCCAGCGGGGTAGGAAGCATAGCCGGCGTCTAAAAATTCCCGCCAGACCGGAACCGGAATGAGGATGCGGGCAGCGTCCGGTGTTCATGCCCGGCTTGAACCCCATCCGGGGTTCCCTTCATGCGGCCTTCTATCCGGGGGTGGCGCTCGTGCCTCGCTTACCCCCGGCTACTGGCTGCTTCCCCTCCGGGGAAGATGACTCGGTCTGCTGTTTCCCCTCCGCGCTGCGGGCTCCCTGGCCCCGGCCCGTCCCAAGCGACAGTAAGGTCGCTCCTCCTAAAGTCGGGGATGGGGGCGCGACGGTAGGGTCGCGGCTCCTTATGTCGGGGATGGGCGGTCCAAACCTGGCGGAAATTTTCGCGGCTTTCCGGCTCGCGAAACCGCGGACTTGCCCTAATGCGGAAGCTGCGCCTTAGTGCGAAGTCTGCCAAAATCGCACTACCATGAACTCTCCATTCCACCACGACCGTCGCGCTTCCTCGCTGCTGACCCGCGTCCGCGAGGACATTTCCCACCTCCGCCAGGATGTGGGCAACCTGTTCCACCACACCGCCCGCTACACGGTGCCGCAAGGCGCGAGGGATCTGGCTGATACCGCCCGGCATCGCCTGGTCGAGGGGGGGCACCTGGCTGCATCGCGCCTGCGCTCGCTGCGTTCCAGCCCGCCGCGCCAAGCGATCGGCGTGCTAGGCGGCGCGATCCTCGTCGGAGTGCTGGCGGCCGGCATCTACGCCATCGTGAAAAGCGAGAATGGCTCCCGCGCCCGCGCCCTCGATGGCGAGTCGCCGGACGACATTCCCGTCTGAGCGGAAAGAGAATCTGCGGAGGAAATCAGGTTGCGCCGGCGTGGATCGGCGCGACGCGTGGGGTTGCCATGATTACCCGGAGCATCCCCGCGGAGGACGTGCTGGTCGCGCATGAGCTGGCGGCCCTGGAGATCTGCGAACTCCGCCGGAAAGGCATCCCGTACCATCTGGAGGAGCACGCGGATCGGAGCGGTCGCCATCTCGATGTGGTTCGGGATTCTCGGGCGGATCGGGCGGAGAGTGCTGCTTCCGGCGAGGAGCGGTGAGGGGAGTGGCGACGCTGTTTCGCTGGCCGCGAAGAGTGCATCCGCTGGTGGGGCTGATCTGAGCGAAAAAAGGGGGAGGCGTGTCCAGATGTTGGCCGATTTTGAGGCAGATCGCACGATGTTGGTATAAAAACGCATGTAGAATTACGTAATGGCATGTCTTTATGCAATGCGGGGTGTTGAGGGTTACGTGATTGCGTAAGTACGCGCAATACGTTGAGGTAGAGTGGGTAGCAGGTTTATGATGTAGATTTGTCCGATTTTGCGCCTATTATACTTGCGGGGTATTTGGGGCGAGACTACCTAGCCGCGGCTCGTTCCTCCAACCCCACCGCCTGTGAAAATTGTTAGTTCGCTTCTTGCCGGAGTATTGTTGCTCGGCGCTACCCCCCTGCATGCCGCAAACGTGATGATGGATCTGCTGGATCGATTCAACGTGATCGCCGGCGACTACAAGGCAGGCAACGAAACCGAGGGCTCCGCCTTCGTTTACGGCACCTACAAGCCGACTGCCGGTCGTGCCCGATTCGGTTTCAATGACGGCCAGGTCGGGAACGACCGGGAAGCCACGCTCTGGCTGAACAATGGCGTGGGCAACGGGAACGCCACCACCTTGCTGAGTGGCAGCGTGGTCAGCCGCACCGACGTCAACTCCGGCCGGTTTACGCTGAACGGGAATGCGCCGGGGACCCCGGGGATCACCACTGGCGAAACGGCATGGAGCAATGCGCTCTCAAGCGTGGGCCTGACGAGCGTCAATAATCTCACCGGCATGCTCGCCCTGGCGTCGCGGCAGTGGTCGCAACTCGCGGCCAGCAGCACCGGCTCCGCCCCGGGCAATGGCTCCTACACGATCAACGCCGTTTCCACGACCATTGATGGGCATCAGGTGGCGGTGTTCAATGTTTCCGGTGACGTGTTGTTCGGCCAGAATAACGGATTCGACCGGCTGGAACTGAACCTCAATGGCGCGCAGACGATCCTGATCAACGTCTCGGGAACGGACATCACCATCGCGAAGAACTTCACGAATGGCTTCACGAACAACGAGAAGAAGATCCTCTTCAACTTCTACGAGGCCACCTCGCTGACGGTGAATCGCAATGTCCGAGGCGGGATCTTCGCGCCTTTCGCGAACGTCAACCAGGTGAACACG is part of the Luteolibacter arcticus genome and encodes:
- a CDS encoding glycoside hydrolase family 76 protein, which translates into the protein MITRSAFLKSLAATALLPRFSAAEKPAAKPDFAKAFRDGMATLDEIFWVPEIANWLDRPGKDLRGHFEGKINPPWWSCANAVEAMVDFMNVTRTSLYDARLREIHAGNVLRGSRLPKLADSLRKQEKWTEADEAKLRRTMKSLDAGKIHGSEFRNEYLDDSAWWGIAWLKFHERTTDPRYLRTAVAIHKHLANNWRKEGGVSWAEEADKRDPNAITNSLFVVLSARLHRVTKQQDFLGWAEKTIAWEKEAKLYNGTGIVDRPGHKGDYWTYNQGAYLGGLEALHAVTGKQAWLDEAAAVATTIMEKSGVVLGDGVLYEKLSTEGWDVGMFKGICARYFGILSRSLKRQRIHPEVSGKLDRVLAASAGAILKLPQEGGLYPLEWQPPPRAKVVNYNTQLSALIAIAAAL
- a CDS encoding choice-of-anchor A family protein; translated protein: MKIVSSLLAGVLLLGATPLHAANVMMDLLDRFNVIAGDYKAGNETEGSAFVYGTYKPTAGRARFGFNDGQVGNDREATLWLNNGVGNGNATTLLSGSVVSRTDVNSGRFTLNGNAPGTPGITTGETAWSNALSSVGLTSVNNLTGMLALASRQWSQLAASSTGSAPGNGSYTINAVSTTIDGHQVAVFNVSGDVLFGQNNGFDRLELNLNGAQTILINVSGTDITIAKNFTNGFTNNEKKILFNFYEATSLTVNRNVRGGIFAPFANVNQVNTNLDGTVVAASLNQTAEIHNERFDGYLPFSTTIPEPTTALLAVAGLAIALRRKR